One genomic window of Cystobacter ferrugineus includes the following:
- the ggt gene encoding gamma-glutamyltransferase, producing MRTHRKSWALALGVFLAAGSAGATRQYRGGAVATAHPMASEAALKMLNKGGNAVDAAVAAAFTLAVVGPYHSGLGGGGFALVHDAKTGETRALDFREVAPQAATRDMYVKDGKVVPGLSTDGALSVAVPGAVAGYLELLEKHGKLSRAVVLQPAIEAARAGFWVSPKYQAIAKARRDCLGQDPEAARIFLVKNAEGALEAPPIGHQLRQPDLARTLTTLAKSGPAPFYTGALAQAMVDTVKAGGGLITREDLKAYKTRTHAPMEGSYRGHRLLTMPPPSAGGVAVVQTLGVLEKLRPQGLAFRDPEEIHLYAETLRRAYVDRTKYLGDPAMVQIPLERLTSSGYLADLAGSIDPKKATPSVSLLPPGEDAGGSTLKKPDAGWYDPSTSSEKKNTTHVSVIDKDGNAVALTTTVNYGFGSCVVAKGTGILLNDQMDDFSARPGVPNAYGLVGYEANSIAPGKVPLSSMSPTLVFSKEDPKKVMLAVGSPGGSTIPTTVIQVISNVVDQGMDVTRAVGEGRVHHQYLPDELWVDQWGLEAATLKALEAKGHKLRRLPAWGDAEAVYSDPRTNLRSAASDPRNEGTALGQD from the coding sequence ATGAGGACTCACCGGAAGAGCTGGGCGTTGGCACTGGGAGTGTTCCTCGCGGCGGGTTCCGCGGGGGCGACGCGGCAGTACCGGGGCGGCGCGGTGGCGACGGCCCACCCGATGGCGAGCGAGGCCGCGCTGAAGATGTTGAACAAGGGCGGCAACGCGGTGGACGCGGCGGTGGCGGCGGCCTTCACCCTGGCGGTGGTGGGCCCCTACCACTCGGGGCTGGGCGGGGGTGGGTTCGCGCTGGTGCATGACGCGAAGACAGGCGAGACGCGGGCGCTGGACTTCCGCGAGGTGGCGCCCCAGGCCGCCACCCGGGACATGTACGTCAAGGACGGCAAGGTGGTGCCGGGGCTGTCCACGGATGGCGCGCTGAGCGTGGCCGTGCCCGGGGCGGTGGCGGGCTATCTCGAGCTGCTCGAGAAGCACGGCAAGCTGTCGCGCGCGGTGGTGTTGCAGCCGGCCATCGAGGCGGCACGCGCGGGCTTCTGGGTGTCGCCCAAGTACCAGGCCATCGCGAAGGCGCGGCGCGACTGCCTCGGCCAGGACCCAGAGGCCGCGCGCATCTTCCTCGTGAAGAACGCCGAGGGCGCGCTGGAGGCGCCGCCCATCGGGCACCAGCTACGCCAGCCGGACCTGGCCCGCACGCTCACCACGCTCGCCAAGAGCGGCCCGGCGCCCTTCTACACGGGCGCGCTCGCCCAGGCGATGGTGGACACGGTGAAGGCCGGAGGCGGCCTGATCACCCGCGAGGACCTGAAGGCCTACAAGACGCGCACCCACGCGCCCATGGAGGGCAGCTACCGCGGCCACCGGCTGCTCACCATGCCGCCGCCGAGCGCGGGCGGCGTCGCGGTGGTGCAGACGCTCGGCGTGCTGGAGAAGCTGCGGCCCCAGGGGCTCGCCTTCCGCGACCCGGAGGAGATCCACCTGTACGCCGAGACGCTGCGGCGCGCGTACGTGGACCGCACGAAGTACCTGGGAGATCCCGCCATGGTGCAGATCCCCCTGGAGCGCCTCACCTCGTCCGGCTACCTCGCGGACCTGGCCGGCAGCATCGATCCGAAGAAGGCCACGCCCAGCGTCTCGCTGCTGCCTCCCGGCGAGGACGCGGGCGGCTCCACGCTCAAGAAGCCGGATGCCGGCTGGTATGATCCGTCCACCTCCTCGGAGAAGAAGAACACCACGCACGTGTCCGTCATCGACAAGGACGGCAACGCCGTGGCGCTCACCACCACGGTGAACTACGGCTTCGGCTCGTGCGTGGTGGCCAAGGGCACGGGCATCCTGCTCAATGATCAGATGGACGACTTCTCCGCGCGGCCCGGGGTGCCCAACGCCTATGGGCTCGTGGGCTACGAGGCCAACTCCATCGCCCCGGGCAAGGTGCCCTTGTCCTCCATGTCCCCCACGCTCGTCTTCTCCAAGGAGGACCCGAAGAAGGTGATGCTCGCGGTGGGCAGCCCCGGCGGCTCCACCATCCCCACCACCGTCATCCAGGTCATCTCCAACGTGGTGGACCAGGGCATGGACGTGACGCGCGCGGTGGGCGAGGGCCGTGTGCACCACCAGTACCTCCCGGATGAGCTGTGGGTGGACCAGTGGGGCCTGGAGGCGGCCACGCTCAAGGCGCTGGAGGCCAAGGGCCACAAGCTGCGCCGGCTGCCGGCCTGGGGCGACGCGGAGGCCGTCTACAGCGATCCCCGGACGAACCTGCGCAGCGCGGCGAGCGACCCGCGCAACGAAGGCACCGCCCTGGGCCAGGACTGA
- the glmS gene encoding glutamine--fructose-6-phosphate transaminase (isomerizing), with protein sequence MCGIVGYVGDKQSAPILVSGLKKLEYRGYDSAGVAVVNRNVLNVVRATGKLKNLESRVQTDLPQGTVGIGHTRWATHGRPSDENAHPHTYGGVAVVHNGIIENHLALKEELRAKGHVFSSETDSEVFAHLISDELKSGLDLPAAVRAAVSHVKGTYALAVVTESDPHRIVCTKESSPMVLGLGQGQNFVASDVPALLEHTRDFIYMEEGDLAILTAGGVEIFNRSNQKVNRVTRRIDWTPMMAEKGGHKHFMHKEIHEQPRAVADTLRGRMMLSEGDVHFEGWTMSPEKVKALTKITILACGTSWHSGIAGKAMIESLARIPVEVELASEFRYRDPIVESTHLAIAISQSGETADTLAAFKEAKARGASTLALCNVIGSAMTREAEVTVLTNAGPEIGVASTKAFTTQLVGLYLLAVKLGRMRGTLSVKAAQEHLTSLTEIPKMIEDVLKCEPAVKRVARDFMNAQDFLFLGRGPMHPVALEGALKLKEISYIHAEGYAGGEMKHGPIALIDEKMPVVVIAPKQPHVAYEKIIGNIEEVRARGGKVIAVIDEDDTHAVTLADHVIRIPAATALLAPVVATIPLQLLAYHVAEMRGNDVDQPRNLAKSVTVE encoded by the coding sequence ATGTGCGGAATCGTCGGGTACGTTGGTGACAAGCAGTCGGCTCCCATCCTGGTCTCCGGGCTGAAGAAGCTCGAGTACCGCGGCTATGACTCGGCGGGCGTGGCGGTGGTCAACCGCAATGTCCTCAACGTGGTGCGTGCCACGGGCAAGCTGAAGAACCTGGAGAGCCGTGTCCAGACGGACCTGCCGCAAGGCACCGTGGGCATCGGCCACACGCGCTGGGCCACGCACGGCCGGCCGTCGGACGAGAACGCGCACCCGCACACCTATGGGGGCGTGGCGGTGGTGCACAACGGCATCATCGAGAACCACCTGGCGCTCAAGGAGGAGCTGCGCGCCAAGGGCCACGTCTTCTCCTCGGAGACGGACTCCGAGGTGTTCGCCCACCTCATCTCCGACGAGCTCAAGAGCGGCCTGGACCTGCCCGCGGCGGTGCGCGCGGCCGTCTCCCACGTCAAGGGCACCTACGCCCTGGCGGTGGTGACGGAGAGCGACCCCCACCGCATCGTGTGCACCAAGGAGTCCTCGCCCATGGTGCTGGGCCTGGGCCAGGGCCAGAACTTCGTGGCGAGCGACGTGCCCGCGCTGCTCGAGCACACGCGTGACTTCATCTACATGGAGGAGGGTGACCTGGCCATCCTCACCGCGGGCGGCGTGGAGATCTTCAACCGCTCCAACCAGAAGGTGAACCGCGTCACGCGGCGCATCGACTGGACGCCGATGATGGCGGAGAAGGGCGGCCACAAGCACTTCATGCACAAGGAGATCCACGAGCAGCCTCGCGCCGTGGCGGACACCTTGCGCGGCCGCATGATGCTGTCCGAGGGCGACGTGCACTTCGAGGGCTGGACGATGAGCCCGGAGAAGGTCAAGGCGCTCACGAAGATCACCATCCTCGCGTGCGGCACCTCGTGGCACTCGGGCATCGCGGGCAAGGCGATGATCGAGTCCTTGGCGCGCATCCCGGTGGAGGTGGAGCTGGCGAGCGAGTTCCGCTACCGCGACCCCATCGTCGAGTCCACGCACCTGGCCATCGCCATCAGCCAGTCGGGTGAGACGGCGGACACGCTGGCGGCCTTCAAGGAGGCCAAGGCGCGCGGTGCTTCCACGCTCGCGCTGTGCAACGTCATCGGCAGCGCCATGACGCGCGAGGCCGAGGTCACCGTGCTCACCAACGCGGGCCCGGAGATCGGCGTGGCCTCCACCAAGGCCTTCACCACGCAGCTCGTGGGCCTGTACCTGCTCGCGGTGAAGCTCGGCCGCATGCGCGGCACGCTCTCCGTCAAGGCGGCCCAGGAGCACCTCACCTCGCTCACCGAGATTCCGAAGATGATCGAGGACGTGCTCAAGTGCGAGCCCGCCGTCAAGCGCGTGGCGCGTGACTTCATGAACGCCCAGGACTTCCTCTTCCTCGGCCGCGGCCCCATGCACCCGGTGGCGCTCGAGGGCGCGCTCAAGCTCAAGGAGATCTCCTACATCCACGCCGAGGGCTACGCCGGCGGCGAGATGAAGCACGGCCCCATCGCCCTCATCGACGAGAAGATGCCCGTGGTGGTGATCGCTCCCAAGCAGCCGCACGTGGCCTACGAGAAGATCATCGGCAACATCGAGGAGGTGCGCGCGCGCGGCGGCAAGGTCATCGCCGTCATCGACGAGGACGACACGCACGCGGTCACGCTCGCCGACCACGTCATCCGCATCCCCGCCGCCACCGCGCTGCTCGCGCCCGTGGTGGCCACCATTCCCCTGCAGCTCCTCGCCTACCACGTGGCGGAGATGCGCGGGAACGACGTGGACCAGCCGCGCAACCTCGCCAAGAGCGTGACGGTGGAGTAG
- a CDS encoding response regulator codes for MSYILVVDDDASHRTLICDALEEMGYRTEQAANGREALDVFEGDLPQAVLLDLRMPVMSGWGLLDALKKMPRARGLPIIIISGYGFEWEAELVGAAGYISKPVDLDKVRMTVQRIIGPPEVAMMH; via the coding sequence ATGTCCTACATCTTGGTCGTCGATGACGACGCGAGCCACCGCACGCTCATCTGCGATGCCCTTGAGGAAATGGGCTACCGCACGGAGCAGGCCGCCAACGGGCGGGAGGCCCTGGATGTTTTCGAGGGGGATCTGCCCCAGGCGGTGCTGTTGGATCTGCGCATGCCCGTGATGAGCGGCTGGGGGCTCCTGGACGCCCTCAAGAAGATGCCGCGGGCGCGCGGACTGCCCATCATCATCATCTCCGGCTACGGCTTCGAGTGGGAGGCGGAGCTCGTGGGCGCCGCGGGCTACATCTCCAAGCCGGTGGACCTCGACAAGGTGAGGATGACCGTGCAGCGCATCATCGGACCGCCCGAAGTGGCGATGATGCACTGA
- a CDS encoding TatD family hydrolase, with protein sequence MPELPELFDAHLHPESLSDQDLESMRYFGVERAIVVAHHLPEPTPKALRKHFDDLVQRQLPRLERLGIRAWAVLGVHPRCIPRRGLSEVLSHLPDYFRGGRVVALGETGLHAGGIEEEEAFLEQLALARQLKLKVVVHTPVLDKERHTRRILTLLRDSGVLPSRVLVDHANGRTVRNILGCGHWAGLTLHPEALRAERAVALVRRLGSERLVLNSDAGDGAGDILGLARLANLLTKAKLSERVVKRVAHENAARFYQPR encoded by the coding sequence GTGCCCGAACTGCCCGAACTCTTCGACGCGCACCTCCACCCCGAGTCCCTGAGCGATCAGGACCTCGAGTCCATGCGCTATTTCGGGGTGGAGCGGGCGATCGTCGTGGCCCACCACCTGCCCGAGCCCACGCCCAAGGCGCTGCGCAAGCACTTCGACGACCTGGTGCAGAGGCAACTGCCGCGCCTGGAGCGGCTGGGCATCCGTGCCTGGGCGGTGCTGGGCGTGCACCCGCGCTGCATCCCCCGCCGCGGCCTGTCCGAGGTGCTCTCCCACCTGCCCGACTACTTCCGGGGCGGCCGCGTCGTCGCCCTGGGCGAGACGGGCCTGCACGCGGGCGGCATCGAGGAGGAGGAGGCCTTCCTCGAGCAGCTCGCGCTCGCGCGCCAGCTCAAGCTCAAGGTGGTGGTGCACACGCCCGTGCTCGACAAGGAGCGCCACACCCGGCGCATCCTCACCCTCCTGCGCGACTCCGGCGTGCTGCCCTCGCGCGTGCTCGTGGATCACGCCAACGGCCGCACCGTGCGCAACATCCTGGGTTGTGGGCATTGGGCGGGACTGACCCTACATCCGGAGGCGCTCCGGGCCGAGCGTGCCGTGGCGCTGGTGCGCCGGTTGGGCAGCGAGCGGCTGGTGCTCAACTCCGATGCCGGCGATGGCGCCGGGGACATCCTTGGACTGGCACGCCTGGCCAACCTGCTGACCAAGGCGAAGCTGTCCGAGAGGGTGGTGAAGCGCGTGGCCCATGAAAACGCCGCGCGCTTCTACCAGCCCCGCTGA
- the purU gene encoding formyltetrahydrofolate deformylase, with amino-acid sequence MASLVRPSAERARLLISCADRPGVVATVTRLLFEHGANVVDSDQHTEPDDLRFFMRLEFDLPGLPERLGALEAAFAPVAEQFGMQWRLIPAARVKRMALFVSKQDHCLQELLWLWKKGELIADIPLVVSNHPDAREVVAPFGIPLHHVPVTADSKAQAEAAVLELLRAHQVDLIVLARYMQILSGDFIASFGGPIINIHHSFLPAFVGANPYAQAHSRGVKLIGATAHYVTAELDAGPIIEQDVHRVGHRDAVADLVRIGRRVERTVLARAVSWHLEDRVLPHGNKTVVFS; translated from the coding sequence ATGGCTTCCCTCGTCCGTCCGAGCGCGGAGCGCGCCCGGCTCTTGATCTCCTGCGCGGATCGTCCCGGCGTGGTCGCGACCGTGACGCGGTTGCTGTTCGAGCACGGCGCCAACGTGGTCGACTCGGATCAGCACACCGAGCCGGATGATCTGCGCTTCTTCATGCGGCTGGAGTTCGATCTGCCCGGGCTGCCGGAGCGGCTGGGGGCGCTGGAGGCGGCCTTCGCGCCCGTGGCCGAGCAGTTCGGCATGCAGTGGCGGCTCATCCCCGCCGCGCGCGTCAAGCGCATGGCGCTGTTCGTCTCCAAGCAGGACCACTGCCTGCAGGAGCTGCTGTGGCTGTGGAAGAAGGGGGAGCTCATCGCCGACATCCCGCTGGTGGTGAGCAATCACCCGGACGCGCGCGAGGTGGTGGCCCCCTTCGGCATCCCCCTGCACCACGTGCCCGTGACGGCGGACTCCAAGGCGCAGGCGGAGGCGGCCGTGCTGGAGCTGCTGCGCGCGCACCAGGTGGACCTGATCGTGCTCGCCCGCTACATGCAGATCCTCAGCGGGGACTTCATCGCGAGCTTCGGGGGCCCCATCATCAACATCCACCACAGCTTCCTGCCGGCCTTCGTGGGCGCCAACCCCTATGCCCAGGCGCACTCTCGGGGCGTGAAGCTCATTGGCGCCACGGCCCACTACGTGACGGCGGAACTCGACGCCGGGCCCATCATCGAGCAGGACGTGCACCGGGTGGGGCATCGCGACGCGGTGGCGGACCTGGTGCGCATTGGCCGCCGGGTGGAACGCACCGTGCTCGCGCGCGCTGTCTCGTGGCACCTGGAGGACCGGGTGTTGCCGCACGGCAACAAGACCGTCGTCTTCTCCTGA
- a CDS encoding lipoxygenase family protein: protein MAIVEARSSSPASEYTYNYEYVSPLAMSQSVPKSEQPTLEWYGQVVWQSLRIGHNLLQWKIEQAQREQASNPSAPAPAPDAMSVDLSSRGLGKIDLTHLAKFPTPDSLKAGLSELGETARFAEQCALITERAWKQELGSVTDILKLVVDAVLAKPVGRPHSLQDYTNLFTTLPLPQPVQAGIAEKDETFAWMRVAGFNPLVIRKALTPEDTLGLSDAQLSAVLGAGDTVRQALAEGRLFLADYKALAGVINGNFPDGPKYCFAPRALFGLPRGSGPRQLEALGIRCGQDSSAYVLYTPADGVAWDQAKTVVEVADFNLHELSSHLGRTHLLVEPFVVATHQCLPDSHPVSLLLRPHFEGTIFINNAAQAKLIAPGGDVDMLLGGTIATSRVVAVQSLLDDPSFDFNQGMLPNELENRGVTDASLDYPYRDDAQLLWGAIEQWVRSYVVIHYASDAQVANDQELQLWSRTLVSKDGGRVRGFGEDGAGKLTTVDYLVKALTMLIFTGSAQHAAVNFAQAGLMTYTPFVPGAAYRGAPFTSADAALNPPLDQLPPLDMASTQLNFLTLLGSVYHTQLGQYPALWFKELRVVEPLREFQTQLERISTTIQERNKGRYAPYPYLDPKKIPQSINI, encoded by the coding sequence ATGGCGATTGTCGAAGCCCGCTCGTCGTCTCCCGCGTCCGAGTACACGTACAACTACGAGTACGTGAGCCCGCTCGCGATGTCGCAGAGCGTTCCCAAGTCCGAGCAGCCCACCCTCGAGTGGTACGGACAGGTCGTCTGGCAGTCGCTGCGCATCGGCCACAACCTGCTCCAGTGGAAGATCGAACAGGCCCAGCGCGAGCAGGCGTCGAACCCGTCCGCGCCCGCGCCCGCTCCGGACGCGATGAGCGTGGACCTCTCCTCCCGGGGCCTGGGGAAGATCGACCTCACCCACCTGGCGAAGTTCCCGACCCCGGACTCCCTGAAGGCGGGGCTCTCCGAGCTGGGAGAAACCGCCCGGTTCGCCGAGCAGTGCGCGCTCATCACCGAGCGCGCCTGGAAGCAGGAGCTGGGCAGCGTCACGGACATCTTGAAGCTGGTGGTGGACGCGGTGCTCGCCAAGCCCGTGGGACGGCCGCACTCGCTGCAGGACTACACCAACCTCTTCACCACCCTGCCCCTGCCCCAGCCCGTGCAGGCTGGCATCGCGGAGAAGGATGAAACCTTCGCCTGGATGCGGGTGGCGGGCTTCAATCCGCTCGTCATCCGGAAGGCGCTCACCCCCGAGGACACGCTCGGCCTGAGCGACGCGCAACTGAGCGCCGTGCTCGGAGCGGGGGACACGGTGAGGCAGGCGCTCGCCGAGGGGCGGCTGTTCCTGGCGGACTACAAGGCGCTGGCGGGCGTCATCAACGGCAACTTCCCCGACGGGCCCAAGTACTGCTTCGCGCCTCGGGCCCTCTTCGGTCTGCCGCGCGGCAGCGGCCCCCGGCAGCTCGAGGCCCTGGGCATCCGCTGCGGCCAGGACTCGAGCGCCTATGTGCTCTACACGCCCGCGGATGGGGTGGCCTGGGACCAGGCCAAGACGGTCGTCGAGGTGGCGGACTTCAACCTCCACGAGCTGAGCTCCCACCTGGGCCGCACGCACCTGCTGGTGGAGCCCTTCGTGGTCGCCACCCACCAGTGCCTGCCGGACTCCCATCCGGTGAGCCTGCTGCTGCGGCCGCACTTCGAGGGCACCATCTTCATCAACAACGCGGCCCAGGCGAAGCTCATCGCCCCCGGTGGAGACGTGGACATGCTGCTGGGTGGCACCATCGCCACCAGCCGCGTCGTCGCGGTGCAATCGCTCCTGGATGATCCGAGCTTCGACTTCAACCAGGGCATGCTGCCCAACGAGCTCGAGAACCGGGGCGTGACGGACGCCTCCCTGGACTATCCCTACCGGGATGACGCCCAACTGCTGTGGGGCGCCATCGAACAGTGGGTGCGCTCCTACGTGGTCATCCACTACGCCTCGGACGCGCAGGTCGCCAACGATCAGGAACTCCAGCTCTGGAGCCGCACGCTGGTCAGCAAGGACGGAGGCCGGGTGAGGGGCTTCGGCGAGGACGGCGCCGGCAAGCTGACCACGGTGGACTACCTCGTGAAGGCGCTGACGATGCTGATCTTCACCGGCAGCGCGCAGCACGCGGCGGTGAACTTCGCCCAGGCGGGGCTGATGACGTACACGCCATTCGTGCCGGGCGCCGCCTACCGGGGCGCTCCCTTCACCAGCGCCGACGCCGCGCTCAACCCGCCGCTGGATCAGCTCCCCCCGCTGGACATGGCCTCCACCCAGCTCAACTTCCTCACCCTGCTGGGTTCCGTCTACCACACGCAGCTCGGACAGTACCCCGCGCTGTGGTTCAAGGAGCTGCGCGTCGTCGAGCCGCTGCGCGAGTTCCAGACCCAGCTCGAGCGCATCAGCACCACCATCCAGGAGCGCAACAAGGGCCGCTACGCGCCCTACCCCTACCTGGATCCCAAGAAGATCCCCCAGAGCATCAACATCTGA
- the glmU gene encoding bifunctional UDP-N-acetylglucosamine diphosphorylase/glucosamine-1-phosphate N-acetyltransferase GlmU: MANMTTPLAAVVLCAGKGTRMRSEKAKVLHPILGKPLCFYPLMRALELGASPVVPVVGHQASEVERSVRDLFAAAPLRFALQKEQRGTADAVRSAEEALKDFKGRMLILYGDVPLVRRETLAALISAHEKGGGVLSLVSTRLEDPTGYGRVIREGGLVKRIVEHKDCSPEERLVRECNAGIYLVDSSFLWAALGNIRSANAQGEFYLTDLVEMAASQGPVPAIEADFNETAGVNDRVELAARAKDLQLRINAQHMRNGVSLADPATTYIEEGVTIGPDTEIAPGVSLSGATVVGRQVTIGQGCVLHASSVADGTTLKPYTVLEEARVGERCILGPFSRLRPGTDLAEEVHLGNFVETKKARLGRGTKANHLAYLGDAKIGSGVNVGAGTITCNYDGVNKHVTELGDGVFIGSDSQLVAPVKVGDGAYVGAGTTVTKDVPPGSLAVSRAPQVIKEGWVERHKARLKKSAESGPSKPDKVSAG; encoded by the coding sequence ATCGCCAACATGACAACTCCTTTGGCGGCGGTGGTGCTGTGCGCGGGCAAGGGCACGCGGATGCGCTCGGAGAAGGCCAAGGTCCTTCACCCCATTCTCGGCAAGCCCCTGTGTTTCTATCCCCTGATGCGTGCGCTGGAGCTGGGCGCCTCGCCCGTGGTGCCGGTGGTGGGCCATCAGGCGAGCGAGGTGGAACGCTCCGTACGCGACCTCTTCGCCGCCGCGCCCCTGCGCTTCGCGCTCCAGAAGGAGCAGCGGGGCACGGCCGACGCCGTGCGCTCGGCCGAGGAGGCGCTCAAGGACTTCAAGGGCCGCATGCTCATCCTCTACGGAGACGTGCCGCTCGTGCGCCGCGAGACGCTCGCCGCGCTCATCTCCGCTCATGAAAAGGGCGGGGGGGTGCTCTCGCTCGTGTCCACCCGGCTGGAGGATCCCACCGGCTACGGGCGTGTCATCCGCGAGGGCGGCCTCGTCAAGCGCATCGTCGAGCACAAGGACTGCTCCCCCGAGGAGCGCCTGGTGCGCGAGTGCAACGCCGGCATCTACCTCGTCGACTCGTCCTTCCTCTGGGCCGCGCTGGGCAACATCCGCAGCGCCAACGCCCAGGGCGAGTTCTACCTCACGGACCTGGTGGAGATGGCCGCCTCGCAGGGGCCGGTGCCCGCCATCGAGGCGGACTTCAACGAGACGGCCGGGGTGAACGACCGCGTGGAGCTGGCGGCGCGCGCCAAGGATCTGCAGCTGCGCATCAACGCCCAGCACATGCGCAACGGCGTCTCCCTGGCCGACCCCGCCACCACCTACATCGAGGAGGGCGTGACGATCGGCCCGGACACCGAGATCGCTCCGGGAGTCAGCCTGTCGGGCGCCACCGTGGTGGGCCGCCAGGTCACCATCGGTCAGGGCTGCGTGCTGCACGCCTCCTCGGTCGCCGACGGAACGACCTTGAAGCCCTACACGGTGCTGGAGGAGGCCCGGGTCGGCGAGCGGTGTATCCTGGGGCCCTTCTCGCGGCTGCGGCCCGGGACGGACCTCGCCGAGGAAGTACATCTGGGGAATTTCGTGGAGACGAAGAAGGCCCGCCTCGGCCGGGGCACCAAGGCCAACCATCTGGCCTACCTGGGCGACGCGAAGATCGGCTCCGGGGTGAACGTCGGCGCCGGCACCATCACCTGCAACTATGACGGAGTGAACAAACACGTCACCGAACTCGGGGACGGAGTGTTCATTGGCTCCGACTCCCAGCTCGTCGCCCCGGTCAAGGTCGGTGACGGTGCCTATGTCGGTGCGGGCACCACGGTGACGAAAGATGTGCCCCCCGGGAGTCTCGCTGTGTCCCGGGCGCCGCAGGTGATCAAGGAAGGGTGGGTCGAGCGCCACAAGGCTCGGCTCAAGAAGTCCGCGGAATCAGGCCCGTCCAAGCCGGACAAGGTGTCGGCGGGGTAG
- a CDS encoding amidohydrolase family protein encodes MDPSEGPSEQIPACLGATGWLAPGEARGPPLPALEDEEGPRLPEGLPPVVDAHVHLFPDRVFEAIWRWFDRYGWPIRYKLHTPQVLSFLLSRGVHRVVALHYAHKPGMARFLNTYMAEVVRAEPRVLGLATVLPGEAGAEDILAEAFAAGLKGVKLHCHVQCFAPDAPALHEVYAACARAKKPLVLHAGREPSSPHYACDVHALCSAERVERVLQDHPDLRLCIPHLGADEFDAYARLLERHDNLWLDTTMALAGYFPTTPPRRLLEVRPERILYGTDFPNLPYAWDRELRRLLELRLGDEVEAGILGQNALHLFEGC; translated from the coding sequence ATGGACCCTTCCGAAGGCCCCTCCGAACAGATTCCCGCCTGCCTGGGCGCCACGGGCTGGCTGGCGCCCGGCGAAGCCAGGGGGCCGCCGCTGCCCGCCCTGGAGGATGAGGAAGGGCCCCGGCTGCCCGAGGGACTACCGCCCGTGGTGGATGCCCACGTCCACCTCTTTCCGGATCGGGTGTTCGAGGCCATCTGGCGCTGGTTCGACCGATACGGCTGGCCCATCCGCTACAAGCTGCATACCCCCCAGGTGCTCTCCTTCCTGTTGTCGCGGGGCGTGCACCGGGTGGTGGCGCTGCACTACGCCCACAAGCCGGGCATGGCGCGCTTCCTCAACACCTACATGGCCGAGGTGGTCCGCGCCGAGCCGCGCGTGCTGGGGCTGGCCACCGTGCTCCCCGGGGAGGCGGGCGCGGAGGACATCCTCGCCGAGGCCTTCGCCGCCGGGCTCAAGGGGGTGAAGCTGCACTGTCACGTGCAGTGCTTCGCCCCGGACGCGCCCGCCCTGCACGAGGTGTACGCGGCGTGCGCCCGGGCCAAGAAGCCCCTGGTGCTCCACGCGGGCCGCGAGCCCTCCAGTCCCCATTACGCGTGCGATGTCCACGCCCTGTGCTCGGCCGAGCGCGTGGAGCGGGTGCTCCAGGACCATCCGGACCTGCGCCTGTGCATCCCCCATCTGGGCGCGGACGAGTTCGACGCCTACGCGCGGCTGCTCGAGCGCCACGACAACCTCTGGCTGGACACCACCATGGCGCTCGCGGGCTACTTCCCCACCACCCCGCCGCGCCGCCTGCTGGAGGTCCGTCCCGAGCGCATCCTCTACGGGACGGACTTCCCCAACCTGCCCTATGCGTGGGATCGCGAGCTCCGGCGGTTGCTGGAGCTCAGGCTCGGTGACGAGGTAGAAGCGGGCATCCTCGGCCAGAACGCCTTGCACCTCTTCGAAGGGTGTTGA